Genomic segment of Elusimicrobiaceae bacterium:
ACAAACAACCGCGATCCATAGACGGGCCATCTGCCAATACTTGGCCTTTTTTCACCGTTTCACCGGCAAAAACAATAGGACGTTGATTGATACAGGTATCAGAGTTAGAACGCTTGTATTTCAAGAGTTCATAAACATCGGTAGAACCGTCATTGGTTTCTACAACTACGCGGGAACCGTCGGCAAATTGCACCTTACCGGGACGTTTGGCAACCATTGCGCTTCCGGCATCACGGGCCACTTCGTGTTCAATACCGGTACCCACAAACGGAGCTTCCGGAACGAGCAAAGGCACACCTTGACGTTGCATGTTGCAGCCCATCAAAGCACGGTTAGCGTCATCGTGTTCCAAGAAAGGAATCAATGCCGCAGACACGCTGATGACTTGCAACGGAGAAACATCCATATAGTCCACATTTTTAGGAGCAATTAAAGGATAGTCGGAGCGAACGCGGCAAGATACGGCATCTACCGTAATTTTACCGTTCTGGTCCACCGGAGTATTGGCTTGAGCCACCATTTTATCGTCTTCGGCATCGGCGGTCAAGACTTCCACTTTATCGGTCACTCGCCCGTTTTCTACTTTTCTGTACGGAGTTTCAATCAAACCATATTTATTGACTTTAGAATAACAAGCCAAAGAGGTAATCAAACCAATGTTCGGACCTTCCGGAGTTTCAATCGGACAGACACGACCGTAGTGCGTATAGTGTACGTCGCGCACTTCGAAGCCGGCACGTTTTCTGTTCAAACCACCGGGACCCAAAGCAGACAAACGACGTTTGTGCGTGAGTTCACCTAAGGGGTTAATTTGGTCCATGAATTGAGACAATTGAGAAGTACCGAAGAATTTGCGAACAATGGCTTGCACCGGTTGAGCATTGACCAAAGCACCAGGTTTTAAAGTGGTGAGTTCACGATTCATGCGGTCACGAGCGGTTTTTGCCATTTGAGACAAACCGATACGAATTTGGTTCTCCAACAATTCGCCGATACCGCGCACACGGCGGTTGCCCAAGTGGTCAATATCGTCTACTTTAAAGACAAAATCAGAACCATACATTTTTTGAGCATCTTCGCCGGCGTTTAAAGCGAGCAAGTATTTAACCGTCACAATCACGTCTTCCGGAGCCAACGTGCGGCGACGTTCAGACGGAGTGTTGAATTTTTTAAATTTCAATCCACCAATCAAATCAAACATTTTGGCGAATTTTTTATTGATTTTATAGCGACCGACAAAACTCAAATCATAGCGGCGGATATTATCAAAGACTAAGTTGTCCAAGAAATGTTCCGCTTGTTCTTTTACTACGAAATCTTGTCCGCGCATTTTCTTGTAGATTTCAGCTTGCGCTTCGGCTACGGTGCGGATAGAGTCTTTGCGGTGTTCTAAGGTAGCCAAAATACCCGGATCATCTTGGCGAGGTTTGCCGGAGATCACTTTAATGGTTTTGACTCCTTTTTCAACTAAGGTTTGGAAGAGTTTATCGTCCACCGGAATAGTGGCCTTGTCGTCCAAGTTCCACAATACTTCGCCGGTAGAAGGATCATAAATATCCTCTGCTACATAGCGGCCGATAACATTATCAATTTCGGTCGGCTTAATAGCCACATCTTCGCAGTTATAGAAAGTTTGAATAATTTGGGCATTGGTTTCCAAACCGCAAGCACGTAAGAAGGTGGAAGCCAATACTTTTTTCTTGCGGTCAATACGTACCCACAAGGCGTTCATCAAGTCGAAGGAAAATTCAACCCAAGCACCGCGGTAAGGAATAATGCGTGCGACGTACAATTTCTTACCCAGTGTAGATTGTTTCTTTTCTTCGTCTTCTTCAAAAATAATACCGGGAGAGCGGTGCATCTGACTGACAACAACACGTTCTGCGCCGTTAAACACAAAACAACCGGCTTCCGTCATCAAGGGCAAATCACACAAAGTGACGTCTTGATCGGAGGCCTCTTTCATTTTTCCGTTTTTCTGCTTTACATACAAGCGCAATAAGGCTTTTAAAGGAGCAGAATATGTGCTATCACGTACGGTAGCTTCCGCCGGAGTAGCATAGCGGGGTGTGCCTAATTCATACTTCAAAAATTCCAGACGCATGCTGCCGTCGGGCGCTTCAATCGGGAACACGTCTTCAAACGCGGCTTGTAAGCCTTTGAGTTCTCTTTTGGAAGGAGCGACGTCTAATTGCAAAAAGTCCACAAAGGATTGTTTTTGCATATCCAGCAAGTCGGGAAGCGGTAGTTTGGAAGAAATCTTACCAAAATTTTTCTGTTGTATCATTTGCGTTTATTCCTGCCTTGGTCTGAGCCGAATAAATTTACTTTTGTGCACGCATAAGACAAAAATAAATTCACCGGCATTGGCTTCATAAGAAGCGGAGA
This window contains:
- the rpoB gene encoding DNA-directed RNA polymerase subunit beta; its protein translation is MIQQKNFGKISSKLPLPDLLDMQKQSFVDFLQLDVAPSKRELKGLQAAFEDVFPIEAPDGSMRLEFLKYELGTPRYATPAEATVRDSTYSAPLKALLRLYVKQKNGKMKEASDQDVTLCDLPLMTEAGCFVFNGAERVVVSQMHRSPGIIFEEDEEKKQSTLGKKLYVARIIPYRGAWVEFSFDLMNALWVRIDRKKKVLASTFLRACGLETNAQIIQTFYNCEDVAIKPTEIDNVIGRYVAEDIYDPSTGEVLWNLDDKATIPVDDKLFQTLVEKGVKTIKVISGKPRQDDPGILATLEHRKDSIRTVAEAQAEIYKKMRGQDFVVKEQAEHFLDNLVFDNIRRYDLSFVGRYKINKKFAKMFDLIGGLKFKKFNTPSERRRTLAPEDVIVTVKYLLALNAGEDAQKMYGSDFVFKVDDIDHLGNRRVRGIGELLENQIRIGLSQMAKTARDRMNRELTTLKPGALVNAQPVQAIVRKFFGTSQLSQFMDQINPLGELTHKRRLSALGPGGLNRKRAGFEVRDVHYTHYGRVCPIETPEGPNIGLITSLACYSKVNKYGLIETPYRKVENGRVTDKVEVLTADAEDDKMVAQANTPVDQNGKITVDAVSCRVRSDYPLIAPKNVDYMDVSPLQVISVSAALIPFLEHDDANRALMGCNMQRQGVPLLVPEAPFVGTGIEHEVARDAGSAMVAKRPGKVQFADGSRVVVETNDGSTDVYELLKYKRSNSDTCINQRPIVFAGETVKKGQVLADGPSMDRGCLSLGRNLLVGFMCWEGYNYEDAILVSSRLVRDDVFTSIHLHEFNVDARNTKLGAEEITRDIPNIGAEALSHLDNDGIVLPATVVEPGDILVGKVTPKGEQQLTPEERLLKVIFGKKADDVVDASLRVPPGTSGKVLGTRVFVRKEKLTKAEEKARVKALETEKEQALELLSEQRKRALEHAKATIKKEDALKKETARLNALYKMFEKKAVEHYERELEFSKQGDELAITVNKSVKVYIASKRKLHVGDKMSGRHGNKGIVARILPEEDMPYLPDGTPLDVVLSPLGIPSRMNVGQLLETMLGWAAKHLNYNAATPVFDGPSEAEVVEQIKLAKEKILDDKGLTGKEREAYAKKYLPDDYCRITLYDGRTGLPFEEKVTVGYMYMLKLIHLVEDKVHARSTGPYSLITRQPLGGKAQFGGQRFGEMEVWAIEGYGATYTLQEFLTVKSDDFAGRTKMYESIVKGDAPAQPGVPESFKVLIKELQALGLSVDLLKKMKNNKLAPAAVEEETTAPEVVEAEVK